A window of Castanea sativa cultivar Marrone di Chiusa Pesio chromosome 1, ASM4071231v1 contains these coding sequences:
- the LOC142637061 gene encoding uncharacterized protein LOC142637061, which translates to MLRPLFTKPTLKLATFSLIQFNQQRELHSRNKKAMEFIAKGWSALKEVDRVIDYCELNDRRLIPLLRAAKENFELALETDNSNTHARFWLSKLHLKYHVPGACKAVGAALLVEAADMGDADAQYELGCRLRVENDYVQSDQQAFYYLEKAVDQMHPGALYLLGAVYLTGDCVKKDVASALWCFHRASEKGHTGAAIAYGSLLLRGVQVPESLTKFSAKKGSSAKTRKNKESPMMNPVEMARQQFQIAAKAGCDLGLRWLDRLEEEEKRLLTK; encoded by the exons ATGCTGAGACCGCTTTTCACGAAGCCTACTTTGAAGCTTGCCACATTTTCCCTCATCCAATTCAATCAACAG AGAGAGCTGCACAGTAGGAACAAGAAGGCGATGGAGTTCATAGCCAAAGGATGGAGTGCTCTCAAGGAAGTTGATAGAGTCATCGATTACTGTGAGCTCAATGATCGTCGTCTCATTCCTCTCCTAAGG GCAGCTAAGGAAAACTTTGAGTTGGCTCTAGAGACCGACAACTCAAATACCCATGCCAGATTTTGGTTGTCCAAATTGCATTTGAAATATCATGTCCCAGGGGCATGTAAAGCTGT AGGGGCTGCTTTGTTAGTTGAAGCTGCAGATATGGGTGATGCAGATGCACAGTATGAATTGGGCTGTCGACTGAGAGTTGAG AATGATTATGTCCAATCAGATCAACAAGCTTTCTATTATTTGGAAAAGGCTGTTGACCAG ATGCATCCTGGTGCTCTTTACCTTCTTGGTGCTGTATATTTAACTGGTGACTGTGTGAAGAAAGACGTTGCCTCAGCATTATGGTGTTTTCATAGGGCATCAGAGAAG GGACATACTGGTGCAGCTATAGCATATGGTTCCCTTCTTCTAAGAG GTGTACAAGTCCCTGAATCTCTTACGAAATTCAGTGCTAAGAAGGGCTCCTCTGCCAAAACAAGGAAGAACAAAGAAAGCCCCATGATGAATCCAGTAGAGATGGCCAGACAACAGTTCCAAATTGCAGCAAAAGCTGGATGTGATCTTGGCCTTAGATGGTTGGATAGACTTGAGGAGGAAGAGAAACGTCTACTCACTAAATAA
- the LOC142644078 gene encoding DEAD-box ATP-dependent RNA helicase 37-like isoform X2, producing MYYTAKTMTWSDGVTESTRRPQTRPTQLPYVPPHLRNNCNDGAFSSMPTSLNDYAVNNANSYGFTSTTESTQAPLGRGGRGYGHRGRGGRGRFHQTQEQEQEQEPYNIASKLEELEVNVDDESTNFGAYEDIPVEVSGSEIPPPASSFEEIELGESLNRNIKRCKYLKPTPIQRHAIPIALAGRDLMACAQTGSGKTAAFCFPIIHAILELNRFSKPGRVAFPLALILSPTRELACQIYEEAKKFAYQTRVRVAVAYGGAPIVHQLHNLEKGVDILVATPGRLVDMIERAKVSLSMIRCLALDEADRMLDMGFEPQIRKIVQQMDMPPCGSRQTLFFSATFPDEIQHALTLIFVETKRGADALEHWLSVNGFPAIAIHGDKVQMERERALKSFKSGYTPILVATDVASRGLDVPHVAHVINFDLPKDIDDYVHRIGRTGRAGKSGLATAFFSDQNMPLAKALVELLQEANQEVPLWLNDYAKRASNIVGGGRARRFGGSKFGGYDFRRDAPYEIENDPYSSTYGSFDGTTSSYDLSHANSYAATGVDSYSTGSYGHEFSHETIVASGWD from the exons atgtattatacAGCAAAAACTATGACGTGGTCTGATGGTGTGACTGAGTCAACCCGGAGGCCACAAACACGCCCAACTCAACTCCCTTACGTCCCTCCACACCTCAGAAACAACTGCAACGATGGTGCTTTTTCCTCCATGCCCACTTCTCTCAACGACTACGCTGTCAACAATGCCAACTCGTACGGCTTTACTAGTACTACTGAGTCAACTCAAGCCCCACTCGGCCGAGGAGGTCGTGGTTACGGCCACCGTGGTCGTGGAGGACGTGGACGGTTCCACCAAAcccaagagcaagagcaagagcaagagccgTACAATATCGCTTCTAAACTTGAGGAGCTAGAGGTCAACGTCGACGACGAGTCAACGAATTTCGGCGCCTACGAGGACATTCCGGTGGAGGTGAGTGGGTCGGAGATACCGCCGCCGGCGAGTAGCTTTGAGGAGATAGAGTTGGGTGAGAGTCTGAATAGGAATATAAAGCGGTGCAAGTACTTGAAACCCACTCCGATTCAGCGCCACGCTATTCCCATAGCCTTGGCTGGTAGAGACCTCATGGCTTGTGCCCAAACTGGGTCTGGCAAAACCGCTGCGTTTTGCTTCCCAATCATCCACGCCATTCTCGAGCTCAACCGTTTTTCAAAGCCGGGTCGGGTCGCTTTCCCGCTCGCTCTCATTCTCTCCCCAACTAGAGAGTTGGCTTGTcag ATATATGAGGAGGCGAAGAAGTTTGCGTATCAGACTCGGGTCAGGGTCGCTGTTGCCTATGGTGGGGCTCCGATTGTTCATCAG TTACATAACTTGGAAAAAGGTGTTGACATCTTAGTTGCCACCCCGGGGCGGTTAGTGGATATGATTGAGAGAGCCAAAGTTTCACTTAGTATGATAAGATGTTTGGCATTAGATGAGGCTGACCGGATGTTGGACATGGGTTTTGAGCCCCAGATCAGGAAGATTGTGCAGCAAATGGACATGCCTCCATGTGGTTCAAGGCAGACATTGTTTTTCAGTGCTACTTTCCCAGATGAGATACAA CATGCCTTAACCTTAATATTTGTTGAGACAAAGAGAGGGGCGGATGCATTAGAACACTGGTTGTCCGTGAATGGTTTTCCAGCAATTGCAATACATGGTGACAAAGTGCAAATG gaGAGAGAACGGGCTTTGAAATCATTCAAAAGTGGTTATACTCCCATTTTAGTGGCAACAGATGTTGCTTCACGAGGTTTGGACGTCCCACATGTTGCCCATGTCATCAATTTTGACTTGCCAAAAGATATAGATGACTATGTCCATAGGATAGGGAGAACAGGTCGTGCTGGTAAATCTGGTCTTGCAACTGCCTTTTTTAGTGACCAGAACATGCCTCTTGCAAAGGCACTTGTTGAACTCCTGCAAGAAGCAAATCAGGAAGTTCCTCTTTGGCTTAATGATTATGCTAAGAGGGCATCAAATATTGTTGGTGGTGGTCGGGCCCGACGGTTTGGGGGCAGCAAGTTTGGTGGATATGACTTTCGTAGAGATGCCCCATATGAGATTGAGAATGATCCCTATTCAAGCACTTATGGCAGTTTTGATGGTACTACTTCCTCTTATGATCTTTCTCATGCTAATTCCTATGCTGCTACTGGTGTTGACTCTTACTCTACTGGTTCATATGGGCATGAATTTAGTCATGAAACTATTGTTGCCAGTGGTTGGGACTAG
- the LOC142644078 gene encoding DEAD-box ATP-dependent RNA helicase 37-like isoform X3, producing the protein MYYTAKTMTWSDGVTESTRRPQTRPTQLPYVPPHLRNNCNDGAFSSMPTSLNDYAVNNANSYGFTSTTESTQAPLGRGGRGYGHRGRGGRGRFHQTQEQEQEQEPYNIASKLEELEVNVDDESTNFGAYEDIPVEVSGSEIPPPASSFEEIELGESLNRNIKRCKYLKPTPIQRHAIPIALAGRDLMACAQTGSGKTAAFCFPIIHAILELNRFSKPGRVAFPLALILSPTRELACQIYEEAKKFAYQTRVRVAVAYGGAPIVHQRLASDFLSNYIFLSVGRVGSSTDLIAQRVEFVPNMDKRNHLMNLLRGQNANGTHGKHALTLIFVETKRGADALEHWLSVNGFPAIAIHGDKVQMERERALKSFKSGYTPILVATDVASRGLDVPHVAHVINFDLPKDIDDYVHRIGRTGRAGKSGLATAFFSDQNMPLAKALVELLQEANQEVPLWLNDYAKRASNIVGGGRARRFGGSKFGGYDFRRDAPYEIENDPYSSTYGSFDGTTSSYDLSHANSYAATGVDSYSTGSYGHEFSHETIVASGWD; encoded by the exons atgtattatacAGCAAAAACTATGACGTGGTCTGATGGTGTGACTGAGTCAACCCGGAGGCCACAAACACGCCCAACTCAACTCCCTTACGTCCCTCCACACCTCAGAAACAACTGCAACGATGGTGCTTTTTCCTCCATGCCCACTTCTCTCAACGACTACGCTGTCAACAATGCCAACTCGTACGGCTTTACTAGTACTACTGAGTCAACTCAAGCCCCACTCGGCCGAGGAGGTCGTGGTTACGGCCACCGTGGTCGTGGAGGACGTGGACGGTTCCACCAAAcccaagagcaagagcaagagcaagagccgTACAATATCGCTTCTAAACTTGAGGAGCTAGAGGTCAACGTCGACGACGAGTCAACGAATTTCGGCGCCTACGAGGACATTCCGGTGGAGGTGAGTGGGTCGGAGATACCGCCGCCGGCGAGTAGCTTTGAGGAGATAGAGTTGGGTGAGAGTCTGAATAGGAATATAAAGCGGTGCAAGTACTTGAAACCCACTCCGATTCAGCGCCACGCTATTCCCATAGCCTTGGCTGGTAGAGACCTCATGGCTTGTGCCCAAACTGGGTCTGGCAAAACCGCTGCGTTTTGCTTCCCAATCATCCACGCCATTCTCGAGCTCAACCGTTTTTCAAAGCCGGGTCGGGTCGCTTTCCCGCTCGCTCTCATTCTCTCCCCAACTAGAGAGTTGGCTTGTcag ATATATGAGGAGGCGAAGAAGTTTGCGTATCAGACTCGGGTCAGGGTCGCTGTTGCCTATGGTGGGGCTCCGATTGTTCATCAG AGACTTGCATCGGATTTTCTTTCAAACTACATATTTCTGTCTGTTGGAAGAGTGGGTTCCAGCACTGATCTTATTGCTCAAAGAGTTGAATTTGTTCCCAATATGGATAAAAGAAACCATCTTATGAACCTTCTTCGAGGTCAAAATGCAAATGGAACCCATGGCAAG CATGCCTTAACCTTAATATTTGTTGAGACAAAGAGAGGGGCGGATGCATTAGAACACTGGTTGTCCGTGAATGGTTTTCCAGCAATTGCAATACATGGTGACAAAGTGCAAATG gaGAGAGAACGGGCTTTGAAATCATTCAAAAGTGGTTATACTCCCATTTTAGTGGCAACAGATGTTGCTTCACGAGGTTTGGACGTCCCACATGTTGCCCATGTCATCAATTTTGACTTGCCAAAAGATATAGATGACTATGTCCATAGGATAGGGAGAACAGGTCGTGCTGGTAAATCTGGTCTTGCAACTGCCTTTTTTAGTGACCAGAACATGCCTCTTGCAAAGGCACTTGTTGAACTCCTGCAAGAAGCAAATCAGGAAGTTCCTCTTTGGCTTAATGATTATGCTAAGAGGGCATCAAATATTGTTGGTGGTGGTCGGGCCCGACGGTTTGGGGGCAGCAAGTTTGGTGGATATGACTTTCGTAGAGATGCCCCATATGAGATTGAGAATGATCCCTATTCAAGCACTTATGGCAGTTTTGATGGTACTACTTCCTCTTATGATCTTTCTCATGCTAATTCCTATGCTGCTACTGGTGTTGACTCTTACTCTACTGGTTCATATGGGCATGAATTTAGTCATGAAACTATTGTTGCCAGTGGTTGGGACTAG
- the LOC142644078 gene encoding DEAD-box ATP-dependent RNA helicase 37-like isoform X1 codes for MYYTAKTMTWSDGVTESTRRPQTRPTQLPYVPPHLRNNCNDGAFSSMPTSLNDYAVNNANSYGFTSTTESTQAPLGRGGRGYGHRGRGGRGRFHQTQEQEQEQEPYNIASKLEELEVNVDDESTNFGAYEDIPVEVSGSEIPPPASSFEEIELGESLNRNIKRCKYLKPTPIQRHAIPIALAGRDLMACAQTGSGKTAAFCFPIIHAILELNRFSKPGRVAFPLALILSPTRELACQIYEEAKKFAYQTRVRVAVAYGGAPIVHQLHNLEKGVDILVATPGRLVDMIERAKVSLSMIRCLALDEADRMLDMGFEPQIRKIVQQMDMPPCGSRQTLFFSATFPDEIQRLASDFLSNYIFLSVGRVGSSTDLIAQRVEFVPNMDKRNHLMNLLRGQNANGTHGKHALTLIFVETKRGADALEHWLSVNGFPAIAIHGDKVQMERERALKSFKSGYTPILVATDVASRGLDVPHVAHVINFDLPKDIDDYVHRIGRTGRAGKSGLATAFFSDQNMPLAKALVELLQEANQEVPLWLNDYAKRASNIVGGGRARRFGGSKFGGYDFRRDAPYEIENDPYSSTYGSFDGTTSSYDLSHANSYAATGVDSYSTGSYGHEFSHETIVASGWD; via the exons atgtattatacAGCAAAAACTATGACGTGGTCTGATGGTGTGACTGAGTCAACCCGGAGGCCACAAACACGCCCAACTCAACTCCCTTACGTCCCTCCACACCTCAGAAACAACTGCAACGATGGTGCTTTTTCCTCCATGCCCACTTCTCTCAACGACTACGCTGTCAACAATGCCAACTCGTACGGCTTTACTAGTACTACTGAGTCAACTCAAGCCCCACTCGGCCGAGGAGGTCGTGGTTACGGCCACCGTGGTCGTGGAGGACGTGGACGGTTCCACCAAAcccaagagcaagagcaagagcaagagccgTACAATATCGCTTCTAAACTTGAGGAGCTAGAGGTCAACGTCGACGACGAGTCAACGAATTTCGGCGCCTACGAGGACATTCCGGTGGAGGTGAGTGGGTCGGAGATACCGCCGCCGGCGAGTAGCTTTGAGGAGATAGAGTTGGGTGAGAGTCTGAATAGGAATATAAAGCGGTGCAAGTACTTGAAACCCACTCCGATTCAGCGCCACGCTATTCCCATAGCCTTGGCTGGTAGAGACCTCATGGCTTGTGCCCAAACTGGGTCTGGCAAAACCGCTGCGTTTTGCTTCCCAATCATCCACGCCATTCTCGAGCTCAACCGTTTTTCAAAGCCGGGTCGGGTCGCTTTCCCGCTCGCTCTCATTCTCTCCCCAACTAGAGAGTTGGCTTGTcag ATATATGAGGAGGCGAAGAAGTTTGCGTATCAGACTCGGGTCAGGGTCGCTGTTGCCTATGGTGGGGCTCCGATTGTTCATCAG TTACATAACTTGGAAAAAGGTGTTGACATCTTAGTTGCCACCCCGGGGCGGTTAGTGGATATGATTGAGAGAGCCAAAGTTTCACTTAGTATGATAAGATGTTTGGCATTAGATGAGGCTGACCGGATGTTGGACATGGGTTTTGAGCCCCAGATCAGGAAGATTGTGCAGCAAATGGACATGCCTCCATGTGGTTCAAGGCAGACATTGTTTTTCAGTGCTACTTTCCCAGATGAGATACAA AGACTTGCATCGGATTTTCTTTCAAACTACATATTTCTGTCTGTTGGAAGAGTGGGTTCCAGCACTGATCTTATTGCTCAAAGAGTTGAATTTGTTCCCAATATGGATAAAAGAAACCATCTTATGAACCTTCTTCGAGGTCAAAATGCAAATGGAACCCATGGCAAG CATGCCTTAACCTTAATATTTGTTGAGACAAAGAGAGGGGCGGATGCATTAGAACACTGGTTGTCCGTGAATGGTTTTCCAGCAATTGCAATACATGGTGACAAAGTGCAAATG gaGAGAGAACGGGCTTTGAAATCATTCAAAAGTGGTTATACTCCCATTTTAGTGGCAACAGATGTTGCTTCACGAGGTTTGGACGTCCCACATGTTGCCCATGTCATCAATTTTGACTTGCCAAAAGATATAGATGACTATGTCCATAGGATAGGGAGAACAGGTCGTGCTGGTAAATCTGGTCTTGCAACTGCCTTTTTTAGTGACCAGAACATGCCTCTTGCAAAGGCACTTGTTGAACTCCTGCAAGAAGCAAATCAGGAAGTTCCTCTTTGGCTTAATGATTATGCTAAGAGGGCATCAAATATTGTTGGTGGTGGTCGGGCCCGACGGTTTGGGGGCAGCAAGTTTGGTGGATATGACTTTCGTAGAGATGCCCCATATGAGATTGAGAATGATCCCTATTCAAGCACTTATGGCAGTTTTGATGGTACTACTTCCTCTTATGATCTTTCTCATGCTAATTCCTATGCTGCTACTGGTGTTGACTCTTACTCTACTGGTTCATATGGGCATGAATTTAGTCATGAAACTATTGTTGCCAGTGGTTGGGACTAG